In a genomic window of Rhinolophus ferrumequinum isolate MPI-CBG mRhiFer1 chromosome 2, mRhiFer1_v1.p, whole genome shotgun sequence:
- the TM4SF19 gene encoding transmembrane 4 L6 family member 19, producing MMTCSQTCSRILGLSLSTTALVAAGANVALLFPNWDVTYLLRGLIGRHALLGSGLWGGGFMVLTAATLISLMGWRYGCFSKSGPCQSMLTALFSSGLALLGALICFITSGVALKDGPFCMFDVSSFNQTQTWKYGYPFKDMHNRNYLYDYSLWNSGCLEPSKAVVWHVSFFSTLLCISLLQIFLVVIYFFNSILGLFCSLCEKS from the exons ATGATGACATGTTCACAGACCTGCTCCCGCATCCTGGGGCTGAGCCTCAGTACTACAGCTCTGGTTGCTGCTGGGGCCAACGTGGCGCTCCTCTTTCCTAACTGGGATGTAACCTACCTGTTGAGGGGCCTCATTGGCAGGCATGCCTTGCTGGGCTCTGGACTCTGGGGAGGAGGCTTCATG gtaCTCACTGCAGCTACCCTCATCTCCTTGATGGGATGGAGATATGGATGCTTCAGTAAGAGTGGGCCCTGCCAAAGT ATGCTCACTGCTTTGTTTTCAAGTGGACTGGCTTTGCTTGGAGCCTTGATTTGCTTTATCACTTCTGGAGTAGCCCTGAAAGATGGTCCTTTCTGTATGTTTGATGTCTCATCCTTCAATCAGACGCAAACTTGGAAATATGGTTACCCATTCAAAGACATGCATAACAG GAATTATTTGTATGACTATTCACTCTGGAACTCTGGCTGCCTGGAGCCTTCTAAAGCTGTTGTTTGGCACGTGTCCTTCTTCTCCACCCTTCTGTGCATCAGCCTCCTCCAGATTTTCCTGGtagtcatttatttcttcaacagcATCCTGGGCCTTTTCTGCAGCCTCTGTGAGAAGTCATAG